DNA from Tripterygium wilfordii isolate XIE 37 chromosome 4, ASM1340144v1, whole genome shotgun sequence:
CCAACGCTAAggttatcaaataatcaagtgCTCTGATGCAAACTTGACTATTCCAGTTGAAAACACAAATTACTATTGAGCTCAATGTAACCACCCATAACACCATTCCCAGCTCCAAACCAAAAAAGAAGAGCAGCTCCAAACTATCCAATATCTTAACTGAAATGGTATCGGCATCTCACCAGCAATATTTCAATTCCCAGACACTATTGTACACAAATCAAACTTTTTAACCTATCAAACCTTAACAACGACGAGAGTTGCCAAAATCCCAGAAGTGAAAtttgattaaaaacaaaaatagctAAAGCATACACATCACTTGTTGTGTGCGTctctgtgagagagagagagagagagagagattacttAGAGGCAACGGTTTCTTCCTCAAGCCAGCCGCGGATGTGCTTCACATTGCGCCTTAATATTGCAGCCGACTGCTTGACGTCACTCCTTAGGAGGAGAACCACGGCACTAACACCCGCCACTGTGAGCACAAAATTGGTCAATCCCATCTTTGTTTTTCACAAATCAGCTGCAAAATCCTCTTTCAGGTGCTTCAgagtcaaaaagaaaaacccGTAGAGAGCTGTATTCAAAGGTTAGAGCTTTGTGATGAAATACTTCAAATACATAAAGCATAAACTTACAGCATCGGCAACTATCATATCTTTGCACCTAAAATCACAGTTAATAAATAACACATGCATAttagttttcaaaacaataCTCCGCCTTTTATATCTCGCACTGAAACAAATATTTTAATCAAACCGTGATGCGCAAATCAGTAAACAATGTCTTTCTCAATAAAATCATCGCCGGATCATAACTATAAATCATTAACAATTTTCTTTCCCGATGCTTGGAATGGATGTGTACTTGCTCGTTCAAGTAAGAAACACCGAGAAAGTGTTTTGCTCAAAATACCCAAGAAATTAAAGAACGTACCTCTTTGTTACAGAGTATAGACAAACAATTGCAGGGACAAGGTTCAGGTTCGGACGTGCAGATGCGAAATCTTTCCGagttgaagttttggaatttagGGATTGAGATTCGTTTTCTTCCAAGTTAGTTTGGATTTTTggagtttggactttggagcgCACCGCACACGGATATTGGTGGCGAACGGATGTTATGGGCTTGGATCAATATTGGGCCAAGTTGACCGATTCACTTCACCCCAAAAATTGCCCAGCCCATTCTCTGATCAATTGGCTTCAACTGCTAGTTAAACAAATGGACTTGCTCAGCCTACAAAACCCAAGAAATTGATTTTGAACATAATCAAACAACAATTCAGCGAAGGAATTAAGGCATAGATGAATAATGTAAGTGGGTCCCTTTGCAAGATTATATAGAATCAGAATTTCTTCCAATATTGGTGATGATCCTGAAGCCTGTGCATCAACATCAATGGATGCATGCTCACTTCTGCTTTTGCTTGATAACGCCAAAACCACAACACAGAATTTTTCTTAGGGATAATCCTTTCGTGGAAAAACATCATGCAAGAACCAGTAGAATTCTTTAACGACGACAGAGACCAATTAAGGCAAATCAAAGATAAAAAGATAAggtcatacatacatacatacttgatccctaaaacacaaaatctaaCAGAGAAATACACGACACTATTTGATCATCCAATGCTCCATCTTCTTTTATTCATGTTTATCGGACAAATTCTAACCCTAAATTcagatatttttaaaaagaggTGCACTTTttggtccatatatatatatatataccttattCTTTTGCCACCTTTATTTAtccattcaaaattcaaaaggaaGTGCATTATTATTTATCACGACTCATTAACCGTTAATGATCAGTTTGTTGGGACTAATGATGGTTTAAGAGGCCAAATTAATAGGCCTTAATTCAGAATTAACTTTAAACACAGCAACAAGAATCCCAAACATGAGCACGACTTGGTGTGTAGTGGAGATGAGATCTATATATGACTAGTCATTTTCAGGACAAGTTGTTGGGACAACATGTTTTCAAATTATTTATGAAAAAGATGAATGTTTTCAAATATCTTACTtatttatgaaaaagaaaatacaattctAACAACAAGAGTCTTCATGGCTTTGCCATTCCTTTTAGGAGTACTTGCTTTAATGCACCAAAatccccatatatatatatatgaaagttATCGAGAGTTGATGTACACCATACATATGCAATTTGTCATGCCttggatatatatatcttgCTTAATTGTTGGAAGATTAATTCTCCAACCGATCAAGCTAGTCAAATATTGAGAAAGACATCATATCTAGATTCTTATCCATGTAATATATATTCCCATCAACTAAAGTTAAAACTATGAATTTATCTATGGTGAGAAGAAATCAGCAATATATACCCTTGTTAGTCCAAATAAGATGGAATCGaggaaaattcatataaattttcATAATACGtacatttatattaattatatttgacGTTAAGTATTAGAATTTGTTGGGTATTGATTTGCAATGGGCTTGCACAATTAAATGTGGGACCTACACATCTTTTGGTACGAGTTTGGGTTGAGCACATACATTTTCGAGCGTAGATAAACATAGTACAATTACAATTCAAAAACTAATATCATGTGAATGAGAAATTAATTCCAAAAGTGACATATAAAATGATGAAAATTGGTGAGTTTATAATACTCTTTACTGGGAGCACGAACTTGTCTTGTGTCAATTGGGTGTTTTAACTCTGAATTACATGCTCCAATAGTGGCTTTCAAACTACTTACTTGTTTGTTAATTGGACCCACACGTGGCTCCAAAGTCTAACTAAGCACAAATCAAAGTCGAATTAAGTGCAAATCACCTAATGAAGAAATTAATTATCATTATGATCCATTTTCAGCCAAActgataataaattaataacacGTTCGGCAGTATTAGTTAAAGTAACGAAAGAATCTCCAATTATATATGGGGTTCTAAAGGCATTTGTAAAGCAGAAACTTCAGTACCAAATCTTAGAAAGTGCATGTAATTTCTTATCTATTCTCAATAACACTAGTCGTAGATGGATAGGAGTATTTTACAAGAAACAACAAAGTGAGATATTTTATGCTTCCAGATATTTACCAGAGACTGAGGGACCATCACCTTTAATGTCTATCCAAAACGAACACCCCTAAAAGCACACACAAAAAATTCTATAAATAGACCTTCAAATAAACTAACTTAACCACCAACACAAGTATATACATACCATATTTCTTCTGCTCAAAGTTCAGAATAATTGATATACATGGAGTCACCGGCGGGATCGACAAATCGGAAGGGAAGAGGGTTCGTGAAGGGGAAGCTGATGCAGATGCCATTCTATAGAGCAGCAAAGCAGCCTTCATCAACTACAACTACTAGTGTGCAATATTCAAGCAAGGTCTACAAGCCAACCCAAACTTCGCCTTCAACAGGGTACGTGGACTATGTGATTGCTCCTTCACCAAAGCACCAGAAGGTGGCCTTTATCAATATTATTAATCCAGAGAATACCAAACAATTTGAGGCCCTTTTTGGGGTTGCTGCAGATGAAGCTGTTGATATCAAGGCCACAACCTACATTTCTGCTGTTCAAGAGAGGTTCAGGCTTGAAGGAATCAATCATGCTTGAGCCTAGCTTGAAGATGAAAGAACATGTCATATATGTATGATCAAGTGATGATGAAGGAGacataaaattagttttagttttTGAGTTAATAAATTATTCTTAAAGCAGCTACAAATTAAGGATGCAACATGCATAATTCGATCCATTTGTGAATTCAGAGGGTTAACCTAATGTATATTGTGAATATATgttattgaagttgttgttaCTAATATAGGAATTAATAAATAACGTGTTTTTAATTCATTTgatattctttttttgttttgacacGGGGGATGGGGGATTCGCATTTTGATTACCAGTGTAATATATATCAtccttatcactccaactagtgacTCAGGTGTATTCATCTGATATTCTTAAATCATTCACCTTATTAACTTCATCATAATGAAAACTACTCAATTAAAATGCAACAGAATCTGTCAATCTAAGCTTTTCTTCTCATCTGGATATAACAAAAAGGATTCGCacatataaaataaagtatCTGCTGCATCACCTTCACTTGATCCAATATCAAGTGTCATTCTTTTTCCAGgaagccaaacaccacaagaaacaaaaaataaaataaaaatacatgtaACAAATTCAGAGGAAAACATTAAAACAGAATCTAAAAAGGAATTTCCATAGAAGGTGATgattcctttctttttcatgttgtttCAGGATAAGAAGATTACTATGAATCAAAGAGGTGAGTATCCTATCCTGTGGTGATGTGAACTCCAATGGCGATGAGGAAAATGGTGATGAGGCCGAAGTAGAGAATGGTATGAACAAAAATGGAGACCCCACTTGTCTGCATATTTCCAAACTCCACCACCCTGCTATTCCCGGGTAGCTGGAACAGTAGCCCCGGCGTCAACAGCACGAACAGAACCACTGCTATCACCACAGGCCCCCAATCAGCCATTTATTCTAACTTGCTCTGCTTTCGAACCACTTCTTCCTGAAGAACCAACCTTCCACCATTCATTAAAAGGAGAAGGAAGTTGAGAATTTGACTTGCCAATGACAAAGAATGATTGGAATGAGACAAAGGAAGATGACGCTGAAGGACAATGAAAatgtaaatttaaaaaaaggcaTCAACACATAGGATTTGACGATCCTTTGATCGTTACTTCTTGCTTGGACGGCAAAACGTAGGCATTTCTGTTTTGGCTGGACGGCTGCAAAATGTCTATCTAAGCCCATAAGACCTTAATTGAGCCCTGCCCATCAGTCTCCAGCCCATAAGAAAGACCCAAAAGGCCGTGTTTGGATTCTCCTTCCTCAGGTAAAAAACGCCTtcaactacttttttttttttttgataagtctcAGATATATATAAACAACCAAGAAAAACAGCAGGACATCATAATAGATGACCTGAAACACaagatttctttcttttctttttttataagccTCAGATATacataaacaacaaagaaaaacaacagcATCAGAATAGATGGCctgaaacacaaaaaaaaaagaaaccttcAACTACAATTACATCTACAAAGTTCAAATTTCTATTCCCACCGAACCCATAAAAAATGTCCCCTCCTCGTTTCGGTCCACAAGCCACAACTCTTTGATTCTTTCAGCACTAACCACTGCCAGACTGCCATTCATGGTAGGAAACTACCACACAGGTTGACTAAATGGACCACAGAGGACTAATTATATGACACATTCCTCCTTGAGTCCTTGTTTACAATAAAAGAACTAAACAGAAGTGGAAAGCTTATTCCATAAACACTATTATGACATTCCTTTACAAACTAGAGGCCCAATCCGtcatgattgattgattgattgattgattggtaAGTTTTGTTTGGCTCAACTACTGTACTTATATCGACCTATGTACATGGGCTGGGTATAAATTTTCAAAAGACATACGGGCCTTTCAGAGAAATGGGCTTAAAAGCCATCAAAAAAGTTTGCTCGTCGACAGCAGGGTTCGAACCTGCGCGGGCATGCCCAACAGATTTCAAGTCTGTCTCCTTAACCACTCGGACATATCGACTCTTTAATAGTAGAAGCCgtgcttttttttatttatatataattatgtttaTCTCACCTACATATTTGAAAATGGAATCTCTTTCTCCCGTTTATATTTGAGGATTAGAGATTTTGTGTTGATAAAATAGGACTTAGTCATATATACTTATCCAAAGAAAGCAAATAAAGAGAGACAATCCTGGGAAGGCCTCGTAGACAATATTTGGTGTTGATAACTTGATGTATAATAATAAAAGGGAGACACTGCATTCCTTCAAAAACAGAAGGGGAAGCAATATTTATATGAGAGtaatatttagtgctttaaatggCAATTGTAAGGGGACCTTACTTATCTCAACTTGACAACCTGGAGGGGACCAAATCAGTACGGATAAGCTTTGTAGAGTAATTTTCTTTGTTATCATGGATATAAGGTAAAGtctataatatttaatatcaaCAACCCAACAACTAAACCCTTTACATTTATGCCTTGTTAAAACCTTTTCTTATATACATTAAtatatacgtacatatatatacccTATCACGTCCTGCTATTGAGCATCTTCAAATTTTGATTCGACTTTACCAATATTGATAAGTACGTACGTACGTGAAATTAAGCCTTCACACAAGTACATGAAAGTGAGGGGGTGCGCACAATATACAGGAGAGATTGGACAGGGCTTTTGCTAGTCCAGCTTGGTGTTCTCATTTTCAGGACTTTGAAGTTCTGCATGTGCCTTCTACCTCATCAGACCATCTTCCTATTCTTGTTGATTCTTCAAAATCGGCTTCTTCTGTTTGTCGTTCTTTTTTGTTCCAAAGTTTTTGGGTGCGTGATAAGGGGAGCCATCAGATTATCGCTGCGGCTTGGCAATCGGTCATTTCTGGTTCCCCAGCTTTTCGGTTATGCAAAAAGATTAATTTAGTGAAGCAAGCTTTGAAGAAGTGGAACGTGACTGAATTTGGTATCATCCAAGATCATCTTAATGTTATTCATTCTGAGCTGGCCAATCTGCAGTTACAGCCGTATTCTGATCATAATCGTTTAGTAGAGAAAAATCTTCAAGCGGATTTAAATGAGCTTTTGTGTAGGGAGGAGGTGTTGTGGAGGCAAAAGACAAGGGAGGATTGGCTGGTTTCGAAGGATTTAAATACCAGGTTTTATCATGTTTCAGCTTTAATTCAACGTAAGTCCAAGGCCATTTCTCAATTGCAGGATGATCAAGGCAGCTGGATGACCAACAGAAATCAGATTGGCAATTATCTTGTTAATCATTTCTCTAATCTTTTTAATTCTGATGGACCTTTGTCTGATGAGAGCTTGGAGGATTTGGTGTCTCCTTGTGTTTCCCTGGATCAAAATTCGTTATTTGGTGAAATTCCTTCTAAAGAAACCATTTTTGATATTGTTCGGTGTATGGATTCTAACAAGTCTCCAGGTCCAGATGGTATGACTCCTCTTTTCTATAAGTCCTACTGGAGTATTGTTAAAGGAGATGTGGTCGACACTATTCAGAATTTCTTTCAGCATGGTCGCTTGCTTAGACAACTGAATCACACGAACATTGTTTTGATTCCCAAGGCGGTTGGGGCTTCTCATATCGGTCAGTTGCGCCCAATCAGTTTATGTAATGTTATCTATCGTGTCATCTCTAGAATTTTGGCGGATAGGTTGAAAGCTATTCTAAGCGATTTTATCAGCCCTAACCAGGCGGGCTTTATGCCAGGTAGGGTGATTCAAGAAAATGTGGTGCTGGCTCATGAGCTGTTTCATAAGATGAAGCAAAAAAGAGGGAATGGTGGTTTAATGGCGATGAAATTGGATATGTCTAAGGCATATGATCGTATGGAGTGGCATTTTTTGATTGCAATTATGCGCAGGATGGGGTTTTCTGAGAGGAATGTCCAGCTGGTTTATCAATGTATCTCTACcgcctccttttcttttatgttgAATGGTAGTCCGTTAGGGTGGTTTTCAGCTTCTAGAGGTCTTCGTCAGGGGGATCCCTTATCGccctttttgtttattatggGCTCTGAAATTCTTTCAAGGATGCTATTTCGAGAGGAGTGTTTTGGTGCCATTCATGGCATCAGCGCAAGCCGCCATTCTTCTCCAATTTCTCATCTGTTATATGCAGATGATTCTATTATTTTTGCTAGGGCTAATGCTGCTGAAGCCTTTGCCATTCAAAAGTGTCTTGATAAATATTGTTTATGGTCTGGACAGAGGGTGCATTCTGGAAAATCAGCCTTGTTCTTTAGTCGCAATACTCCAGAAAGAGTTCAGCTTAACATTAACAGTATTTTACACTTTCGTATTTCTCCATCTAGAGCGGTTTATTTGGGTCTGCCAATTTCAGATTTCTCCAATAGGAAATGGTGGTATGACGATATGAAGGAGAAAATGCTTCAGAGGCTCTCAGGTTGGAGAGCTAAAACTTTATCTCAAGCTTCTCGGGGTATGCTCATTAAATCAGTGTTGTCTTCTATTCCTTCGTATAGTATGCATTTGTTCAATTTGCCCAGTTATGTTTGCTCCTCCTTGGATGGTATCATGCGTGACTTTTGGTGGGGCTGGGAACATGGACAAAGGCATTTATACTTGAAGAGTTGGGCTTCGTTG
Protein-coding regions in this window:
- the LOC119996180 gene encoding uncharacterized protein LOC119996180 — protein: MGLTNFVLTVAGVSAVVLLLRSDVKQSAAILRRNVKHIRGWLEEETVASKTAENAKPKLEPKAPQKENPKEDKQ
- the LOC119996181 gene encoding uncharacterized protein LOC119996181, which encodes MADWGPVVIAVVLFVLLTPGLLFQLPGNSRVVEFGNMQTSGVSIFVHTILYFGLITIFLIAIGVHITTG